Proteins encoded within one genomic window of Sphingomonas sp. KRR8:
- the astD gene encoding succinylglutamate-semialdehyde dehydrogenase produces the protein MTDLLVSTEPATGAELWSGPVGNPGQEVAIAREALAEWAERSVAYRSETLRRFANVVRSNADAFADLIARETGKPLWEAATEVQSVVNKVDISINAYAERTPNLRSEGALGAKVAVRHKPHGVLAVLGPYNFPAHLPNGHIVPALLAGNAVVFKPSEKTPAVGARLIDYLHEAGVPEGVARLVIGGPEEGRALAAEDGIDGLLFTGSARAGQALHRQFADMPHKILALELGGNNPLVVWNAKDVESAAAMIVQSAFLSAGQRCTAARRLIVSEQDSDKLLAATLKLVDRIIVDQPHAEPVPFMGPVIDNGAADHLQEQFLGLIIKGGKVIRRLDRTNPDLPFLTPGVIDVTAVQNRPDEELFGPVLQIIRVADFETAIAEANNTRFGLAASLIGGSPKQYDQFWAHVRAGVINWNKPTNGAPSTAPFGGVGLSGNHRPSAFYAADYCAYPVTSSEAEIARASIAQGLRPPVGDR, from the coding sequence ATGACTGACCTTCTCGTTTCCACCGAGCCCGCGACCGGAGCCGAACTCTGGTCGGGACCTGTCGGCAACCCGGGCCAGGAGGTGGCCATTGCTCGCGAGGCACTGGCCGAGTGGGCCGAACGATCCGTCGCCTACCGGAGCGAGACGCTGCGCCGCTTCGCCAATGTCGTGCGGAGCAATGCCGACGCCTTCGCGGACCTGATTGCGCGCGAAACCGGCAAGCCGTTGTGGGAAGCCGCGACGGAGGTTCAGTCGGTCGTCAACAAGGTCGACATCTCGATCAACGCCTATGCCGAGCGTACGCCCAACCTGAGGTCGGAAGGCGCCCTTGGAGCGAAGGTCGCGGTCCGCCACAAGCCGCACGGCGTGCTGGCGGTGCTCGGACCCTACAACTTCCCGGCCCACCTGCCCAACGGCCACATCGTGCCTGCACTGCTGGCGGGCAACGCCGTGGTATTCAAGCCGTCGGAAAAGACGCCGGCCGTCGGCGCCAGGCTGATCGATTATCTGCATGAAGCCGGTGTGCCGGAGGGTGTCGCCCGGCTGGTGATCGGCGGTCCCGAAGAAGGCCGCGCGCTGGCTGCCGAGGACGGCATCGACGGACTGCTATTTACCGGCTCCGCCCGGGCGGGTCAGGCGCTTCATCGCCAGTTCGCCGACATGCCGCACAAGATACTTGCGCTGGAACTGGGCGGCAACAATCCCCTGGTCGTGTGGAACGCCAAGGATGTCGAATCCGCCGCGGCCATGATCGTCCAATCGGCTTTCCTGTCGGCGGGACAGCGCTGCACCGCGGCCCGCCGCCTCATCGTGTCGGAGCAGGACAGCGACAAGCTGCTCGCCGCAACCCTCAAGCTGGTTGACCGGATCATCGTTGACCAGCCGCATGCCGAACCCGTGCCCTTCATGGGTCCGGTGATCGACAACGGCGCCGCCGATCATCTGCAGGAACAGTTCCTGGGCCTCATCATCAAGGGCGGCAAGGTCATCCGCCGGCTCGACCGGACGAACCCGGACCTGCCATTCCTCACCCCCGGGGTGATCGACGTCACGGCCGTACAGAACCGCCCGGACGAGGAGCTGTTCGGACCGGTGCTGCAGATCATCCGGGTCGCCGACTTTGAAACCGCGATCGCAGAGGCCAACAACACGCGCTTTGGCCTCGCCGCCAGCCTGATCGGTGGTTCACCCAAGCAATATGACCAGTTCTGGGCGCACGTCCGGGCGGGCGTCATCAACTGGAACAAGCCAACCAACGGTGCGCCCTCCACCGCCCCGTTCGGCGGCGTCGGGCTGTCCGGCAATCACCGCCCAAGTGCCTTTTACGCCGCGGATTACTGCGCCTATCCGGTCACCAGCAGCGAAGCAGAAATCGCCCGCGCCAGCATCGCGCAGGGTCTCCGTCCGCCGGTCGGCGACCGCTAA
- a CDS encoding protein adenylyltransferase SelO family protein — translation MTRTQAYRPDPRILELGEAFYDPVAPAVFPAAIPRFLNSRAAATVGLEKVDWEAHFHRFEPLADNLPEPLALRYHGHQFRSYNPDLGDGRGFLFAQLRDDRDRLLDLATKGSGQTPYSRTADGRLTLKGAVREVLATKMLAALGVNTSRTFAVFETGEDLVRGDEPSPTRSAVLTRLSHGHIRIGSFQRLAFFEEVENMESLVRYCLEHLFGDDPDAGAVQLLERVSQATAELAASYMAAGFVHGVLNTDNINVTGESFDYGPWRFAPTWDPQFTAAYFDHSGLYAFGRQPEAIQWNLAQLAGCLALIADPPALSALLQGWGERFHLALVAALLKRLGVAPGDADEDRALARAIVAELGKQEIGIDRFFFDLRAGRRPAGTSDALIDLLQPRLTPQTHPYWQDDAPCSMLIDEVEAIWEPIAKADDWSEMNRKVAAIRRMGEAMGSGA, via the coding sequence ATGACCCGAACGCAAGCCTATCGGCCAGACCCTCGCATCCTGGAACTCGGAGAGGCCTTCTATGATCCTGTCGCTCCGGCAGTCTTTCCGGCAGCCATTCCGCGTTTCCTGAATAGCCGCGCGGCGGCAACGGTCGGTCTGGAAAAGGTGGACTGGGAAGCGCACTTCCACCGCTTCGAGCCGCTTGCCGACAACCTCCCGGAGCCACTGGCGCTCCGCTATCATGGACACCAGTTCCGCTCCTACAATCCCGACCTCGGCGATGGACGCGGCTTCCTCTTCGCCCAACTTCGTGACGACCGTGACCGGCTGCTCGACCTTGCCACCAAGGGCAGCGGCCAGACGCCGTACAGCCGCACTGCCGACGGACGCCTGACCCTCAAGGGGGCGGTGCGCGAGGTACTGGCGACCAAGATGCTTGCAGCTTTGGGAGTGAACACCAGTCGCACCTTCGCCGTCTTCGAAACTGGTGAGGACCTCGTCCGTGGCGATGAACCCTCGCCCACCCGCTCGGCCGTGCTGACCCGGCTTAGCCACGGGCACATCCGCATTGGCTCCTTTCAACGGCTCGCCTTCTTCGAGGAAGTCGAGAACATGGAAAGCCTCGTCCGCTACTGTCTCGAGCACCTGTTCGGCGACGATCCCGACGCCGGCGCCGTCCAGCTGCTCGAGCGGGTCAGTCAGGCCACCGCCGAACTTGCCGCCAGCTACATGGCCGCCGGCTTTGTCCACGGGGTCCTCAATACCGACAACATTAATGTGACCGGCGAAAGCTTCGACTACGGCCCATGGCGTTTTGCGCCGACCTGGGATCCGCAGTTCACGGCCGCCTACTTTGATCATTCGGGCCTCTACGCCTTTGGGCGGCAGCCCGAGGCGATCCAGTGGAACCTCGCCCAACTCGCGGGGTGCTTGGCGCTAATCGCCGATCCACCAGCCTTATCGGCGCTGCTGCAAGGTTGGGGCGAGCGCTTCCACCTGGCGCTCGTCGCGGCCTTGCTGAAGCGGCTGGGCGTTGCTCCCGGCGATGCCGACGAGGACCGCGCGCTTGCCCGGGCGATTGTCGCCGAATTGGGCAAGCAGGAGATCGGGATCGATCGCTTCTTCTTCGACTTGCGTGCCGGACGACGCCCGGCAGGCACCTCCGATGCACTCATTGACCTTCTACAACCTCGCCTCACACCGCAAACCCACCCCTACTGGCAGGACGACGCGCCATGTTCGATGCTGATCGACGAGGTCGAGGCGATCTGGGAGCCGATCGCGAAAGCCGATGACTGGTCCGAAATGAACCGCAAAGTCGCTGCCATCCGCCGAATGGGAGAAGCGATGGGGAGCGGCGCTTGA
- a CDS encoding alpha/beta hydrolase, producing the protein MAAFEDRYYNSADGVRLHYRDYAGGEPEQPPIICLPGLTRNARDFEPVADRFAGEWRVIALDFRGRGLSDPDPQPGRYLPPTYARDVLKLLDQLGIADAVFVGTSLGGLTTMLISAMEEERIAGALINDIGPEVSPAGIERIKGYVGKPTSWPDFAAAGAAFADRAGDVYPDWAPANWERFARRCCREENGKVVLDYDMAIAQPFTAANEAVQPDLWPLIDNLKGKPVVILRGELSDLFSAETATKMVEVLGPSAELVTIERVGHAPSFDEPASIAAVERLLARVPR; encoded by the coding sequence GTGGCCGCTTTCGAGGACCGCTACTACAACAGCGCGGACGGCGTGCGGCTCCATTATCGCGATTATGCGGGGGGTGAGCCCGAACAGCCGCCGATTATCTGCCTGCCAGGCCTGACGCGCAATGCGCGCGACTTCGAGCCCGTGGCCGACCGCTTCGCGGGAGAGTGGCGGGTGATCGCGCTGGACTTTCGCGGGCGTGGGCTGAGCGACCCTGATCCGCAGCCGGGCCGCTACCTTCCGCCCACCTATGCCCGCGACGTGTTGAAGCTGCTCGATCAGCTCGGCATTGCGGACGCGGTGTTTGTCGGAACCTCGCTTGGCGGGCTCACCACGATGCTGATCTCGGCGATGGAAGAGGAACGGATCGCCGGCGCGTTGATCAACGACATCGGTCCGGAGGTCTCGCCAGCAGGGATCGAGCGGATCAAGGGCTATGTCGGGAAGCCGACCAGTTGGCCGGACTTTGCAGCCGCCGGTGCTGCGTTCGCCGACCGCGCCGGCGACGTTTATCCGGATTGGGCGCCGGCGAATTGGGAGCGGTTCGCTCGCCGCTGCTGCCGGGAAGAGAATGGCAAGGTCGTACTCGACTATGACATGGCGATCGCCCAGCCGTTTACCGCAGCCAACGAAGCGGTGCAGCCCGACCTCTGGCCGCTGATCGACAATCTAAAGGGAAAGCCGGTTGTCATCCTGCGCGGTGAGCTTTCTGACCTATTCAGTGCCGAAACCGCTACCAAAATGGTCGAGGTGCTCGGCCCAAGCGCCGAGCTGGTGACGATCGAGCGCGTCGGCCATGCGCCGAGCTTCGATGAACCAGCGTCCATCGCCGCTGTCGAGCGCTTGCTGGCGCGCGTCCCCCGCTAG
- a CDS encoding SCO family protein, with protein MTNPMDTDPPAGHSNLRRVRLIVWAIVLIALLALAFFWLRPVVSTSGEVTQRADPGSSNFQLGGPFTLTGADGKPFSSASLAGTPYVMFFGFTHCPDVCPNTLARLVRLRQQLGKGETPFQIVFVTVDPERDTPEAVGSYAKLFNSPIIGLTGTRAQIDQVAKQHAIYEAKVPDASAPDGYTMDHGAAALLFGRDGKFVATIAQEEGDEAAIAKLKRITA; from the coding sequence ATGACCAACCCCATGGACACTGATCCGCCAGCGGGGCACAGCAATCTGCGGCGGGTACGGCTGATCGTCTGGGCGATCGTTCTGATCGCCCTTCTCGCGCTCGCATTCTTCTGGTTGAGGCCAGTGGTCTCGACCTCAGGCGAGGTGACCCAGCGCGCCGATCCGGGTTCTTCAAACTTCCAACTTGGTGGCCCGTTCACCCTGACAGGCGCTGACGGCAAGCCGTTCTCCTCCGCAAGTCTCGCGGGCACGCCGTACGTCATGTTCTTTGGCTTCACCCACTGTCCGGACGTCTGCCCGAACACCCTGGCCCGGCTGGTCCGCTTGCGCCAGCAGCTCGGCAAGGGGGAAACGCCGTTCCAGATCGTCTTCGTCACCGTCGATCCCGAACGCGACACGCCCGAGGCCGTCGGCAGTTATGCCAAGCTGTTCAACAGCCCGATCATCGGCCTGACCGGAACCCGCGCACAGATCGATCAGGTCGCGAAACAGCACGCGATCTATGAGGCGAAGGTTCCCGATGCGAGCGCACCTGACGGCTACACCATGGACCATGGCGCGGCCGCACTGCTGTTCGGCCGCGACGGCAAGTTCGTCGCCACAATCGCCCAGGAGGAAGGCGACGAGGCCGCCATTGCCAAGCTCAAGCGAATAACGGCCTAG
- a CDS encoding copper chaperone PCu(A)C, with translation MMKPCLLALAAVAATSATMAPTGVQVSGWARPTVNGQSSAAAYLVIRNYGPGADRLVSVSSPAANMAGVHRSQISGGVARMRSAGSIVVPAGKMLAMAPGGLHVMLMGLRNPLRTGATLPLTVLFEHGGERQIRLPIQMNAPYDQPHGH, from the coding sequence ATGATGAAGCCATGCCTGCTCGCACTTGCCGCCGTGGCCGCTACATCGGCCACGATGGCACCGACGGGCGTCCAGGTCAGCGGCTGGGCTCGTCCCACCGTTAATGGGCAAAGCAGCGCCGCTGCCTATCTCGTCATTCGCAATTACGGTCCGGGCGCCGACCGCCTGGTTAGCGTCTCCAGCCCGGCCGCAAACATGGCCGGAGTTCACCGCTCACAGATAAGTGGCGGAGTGGCTCGCATGCGTTCGGCCGGCTCGATTGTTGTGCCAGCGGGCAAGATGCTGGCCATGGCGCCGGGCGGCTTGCACGTCATGCTGATGGGGCTCAGGAATCCGCTGAGGACCGGAGCCACCCTCCCGCTGACCGTTCTTTTCGAGCATGGCGGTGAGCGGCAAATTCGACTGCCCATTCAGATGAACGCGCCATATGACCAACCCCATGGACACTGA
- a CDS encoding 2Fe-2S iron-sulfur cluster-binding protein: protein MIITVEVTTRDGRRKEVSATTGRSLMENLRAAGIEEILALCGGCCSCGTCQVYVDEPWLAALEPVSPLEDEVLDTTNVRRSNSRLSCQIIVRQSLDGLSVTVAPED, encoded by the coding sequence ATGATCATCACCGTTGAGGTCACTACCCGTGACGGCCGCCGCAAGGAGGTGAGCGCCACGACTGGCCGATCTCTGATGGAAAATCTCCGCGCCGCCGGCATCGAGGAGATACTGGCGCTGTGCGGCGGCTGCTGCAGCTGCGGCACTTGCCAGGTCTATGTCGACGAACCCTGGCTGGCTGCGCTGGAGCCGGTCAGTCCGCTTGAAGACGAGGTCCTCGACACGACAAACGTCCGCCGTTCGAACAGTCGACTGTCGTGCCAGATCATTGTGCGTCAATCACTTGATGGGCTGTCAGTGACCGTTGCACCGGAAGACTGA
- a CDS encoding acetyl-CoA C-acetyltransferase translates to MAEAYIVAAARTAGGKRGGALKDWHPADLGAAVLNSLVERSGIDPAVVEDVIAGCVGQIGEQSFHIGRNMVMASKLPDSVPAVSIDRQCGSSQQSLHFAAQAVMSGTQDVVIACGVESMTRVPMGLPVILPMQAGIGIGPWPQSIKDRYGVTEFSQFTGAEMIAGNYGMTREELDAFALESHRRGAAAIDRGDFEKEVVPLTVRGDDGTERQHTRDEGVRADASSEGLASLKTIKPDGVITAGNASQICDGASGVMVVSERALKEHGLTPLARVDHLTVTAGDPVIMLMEPIPATRRALQRSGRRIEDIDLYEVNEAFAPVPLAWLREIGGDPARLNVNGGAIALGHPLGASGTKLMTTLIHALRKNGKRFGLQTMCEGGGIANVTIVEAL, encoded by the coding sequence ATGGCCGAAGCCTATATTGTCGCCGCTGCCCGCACCGCCGGAGGAAAGCGCGGCGGCGCGCTGAAGGACTGGCACCCGGCCGACCTGGGTGCAGCCGTGCTGAACTCGCTCGTCGAAAGGTCAGGCATCGACCCGGCTGTGGTCGAGGACGTCATCGCCGGCTGCGTCGGCCAGATCGGTGAGCAGAGCTTCCACATTGGCCGCAACATGGTGATGGCCAGCAAGCTGCCCGATAGCGTTCCGGCCGTCAGCATCGACCGGCAGTGCGGCAGTTCGCAGCAGTCGCTCCACTTCGCCGCGCAGGCGGTGATGAGCGGGACTCAGGACGTTGTCATTGCCTGCGGTGTCGAGAGCATGACACGCGTCCCGATGGGCCTGCCTGTCATCCTGCCGATGCAGGCAGGGATCGGTATAGGCCCGTGGCCGCAGTCGATCAAGGACCGCTACGGCGTTACTGAGTTCAGTCAGTTCACCGGGGCCGAGATGATCGCCGGTAATTACGGGATGACCCGCGAAGAGCTCGACGCTTTCGCACTCGAGAGTCATCGGCGCGGCGCGGCGGCGATCGACCGGGGCGACTTCGAGAAGGAGGTCGTGCCGCTTACGGTGCGCGGCGACGACGGCACTGAACGCCAGCATACTCGTGACGAAGGAGTCCGCGCAGATGCTTCGTCCGAGGGGCTGGCCTCGCTCAAGACGATCAAGCCGGACGGCGTGATTACCGCCGGCAATGCAAGCCAGATCTGCGACGGCGCAAGCGGCGTCATGGTGGTCAGCGAGCGGGCGCTCAAGGAACATGGCCTGACCCCGCTCGCCCGCGTCGATCACCTTACGGTTACCGCCGGCGATCCGGTCATCATGCTGATGGAGCCAATCCCCGCCACCCGCCGCGCATTGCAGCGGTCTGGCCGGCGGATCGAGGATATTGATCTTTACGAAGTGAATGAGGCGTTTGCGCCCGTACCTCTCGCCTGGTTGCGCGAGATTGGTGGCGATCCGGCCAGGCTCAACGTCAACGGCGGCGCCATCGCGCTCGGCCATCCCCTCGGCGCCTCTGGCACCAAGTTGATGACTACGCTGATCCATGCGCTGCGCAAGAACGGCAAGCGCTTCGGCCTGCAGACGATGTGCGAAGGCGGCGGGATTGCGAACGTCACCATCGTCGAAGCACTCTGA
- a CDS encoding quinone oxidoreductase, whose product MQATRAIIRRTGGPEVIEWETVDLPPPGPGEVLVEHEAVGLNFIDVYHRNGIYPGELPSLLGMEAVGIVRAAGTNADFKEGDRVATFGPKRGAYATARVIAADMLMPVPADIPAETAAASLLKGCTAEFLAERCGKVQAGQDVLIHAAAGGVGQLLVQWAKALGARVIGTVSTEAKAAIARRAGASDVIRYDHDVVADRVRELTVGKGVPVVFDGVGQQTWEASLGSAAPRGLIISYGNASGPVTGVNLGVLANKGSLFVTRPTLFDYYRDQGDRREGAERLWTMIRDGKLNVDIGARYPLIDAGRAHSDLEARKTTGSVLLLP is encoded by the coding sequence ATGCAAGCCACCCGCGCCATCATACGCCGCACCGGCGGTCCCGAAGTGATCGAATGGGAGACTGTCGACCTGCCCCCACCGGGCCCTGGCGAAGTACTGGTAGAGCATGAGGCGGTTGGGCTGAACTTCATCGACGTCTACCATCGCAACGGGATCTATCCTGGCGAACTGCCCAGCCTGCTCGGGATGGAGGCGGTTGGCATTGTTCGTGCCGCTGGCACGAACGCCGACTTCAAGGAGGGCGACCGGGTTGCGACGTTCGGACCGAAGCGCGGCGCCTACGCCACCGCGCGGGTCATCGCCGCCGACATGCTGATGCCGGTTCCAGCGGACATCCCGGCAGAAACCGCCGCCGCATCCCTGCTCAAGGGCTGCACCGCCGAGTTCCTGGCCGAGCGCTGCGGCAAGGTGCAGGCTGGACAGGACGTCCTGATCCACGCCGCCGCGGGGGGAGTGGGGCAATTGCTGGTCCAGTGGGCGAAAGCGCTGGGTGCCCGCGTCATCGGCACCGTTTCGACCGAGGCCAAGGCCGCCATTGCCCGCCGCGCCGGTGCCTCCGATGTCATTCGCTACGATCATGATGTTGTCGCCGACCGGGTCCGGGAGTTGACAGTTGGAAAGGGTGTTCCCGTTGTATTCGACGGGGTCGGCCAGCAGACTTGGGAAGCCAGCCTCGGCTCCGCTGCGCCTCGCGGCCTCATCATCAGTTACGGCAACGCTTCAGGGCCGGTCACCGGCGTCAACCTTGGCGTGCTCGCCAACAAGGGTTCCCTGTTCGTCACCCGGCCGACCCTTTTCGACTATTATCGTGATCAAGGCGATCGCCGCGAAGGTGCCGAGCGGTTGTGGACCATGATCCGGGACGGCAAACTGAACGTCGATATCGGTGCGCGCTATCCGCTGATCGACGCGGGGCGCGCCCATAGCGATCTTGAAGCCCGCAAGACGACTGGATCGGTGCTCTTGCTGCCCTGA
- a CDS encoding FAD-dependent oxidoreductase has protein sequence MTVSRREALLRIGQTAGLGATYAAMQMMGLAVGTPASAANFALPKLPGGGPHVVILGAGIAGLVSAFELEQAGYRVTLLEARDRVGGRSWTIRGRDRIVLNGRDEQRASFSPGLYFNAGPARLPSHHHAILGYARKFGVPLEPFVNANRSASWDFGGKAVRGGRMVFDLQGRIGELLTKAINRHALNDTMPAEEMKEFAEFLRFYSGLDAQGVLRPHPRSGYKVPPGGYDHPAELLDPLTLRETLPNRGVGLPHVFEQLTEMQPTMMQPVGGMDHIAHALHDALRNKARVNEPVSAIRRENAGVRIEHRSGVTRADYCICALPPPILSRIPSDFSPAKSAALKEVPMLKSAKVAFEAPRFWETDDHVYGGMAWTDRLNENILYPSSGFNSARGVLVGAYCAGWTHPDTPEAFAKLPIAEQIRISRESVEALHPGRSNQLKGAVAVDWGLVPWSEGVGAIGPDFDDAGAGVRRGPRYAELLKPEGPIIFAGEHLSYVGLWQESAATSAHEAVSLLAKMAAEKGVTAA, from the coding sequence ATGACCGTTTCACGTCGCGAAGCCCTGCTCCGTATCGGCCAGACTGCTGGCCTGGGCGCCACTTACGCCGCCATGCAGATGATGGGGCTGGCGGTGGGCACGCCAGCCAGCGCCGCGAACTTCGCCTTGCCGAAACTGCCCGGTGGCGGACCGCACGTGGTGATTCTTGGCGCCGGCATCGCCGGTCTGGTTTCGGCATTCGAGCTGGAGCAGGCCGGTTACCGCGTGACCTTGCTCGAGGCCCGCGATCGGGTCGGCGGGCGCAGCTGGACCATTCGTGGCAGGGACCGGATCGTGCTGAACGGTCGCGACGAGCAGCGGGCAAGCTTCTCGCCGGGCCTTTATTTCAATGCCGGTCCTGCCCGGCTGCCGTCCCACCATCATGCGATCCTCGGCTACGCACGCAAGTTCGGCGTGCCGCTCGAGCCCTTCGTCAACGCGAACCGCTCCGCGAGCTGGGACTTCGGCGGCAAGGCCGTGAGAGGCGGCCGGATGGTGTTCGATCTCCAGGGTCGCATCGGCGAGTTGCTCACGAAGGCGATCAATCGCCACGCCCTCAACGACACCATGCCAGCCGAGGAAATGAAGGAATTCGCCGAGTTCCTACGCTTCTACTCGGGCCTCGATGCGCAGGGCGTCCTGCGCCCGCACCCACGTTCCGGCTACAAGGTGCCGCCTGGCGGTTACGACCACCCGGCTGAGCTGCTGGACCCGCTGACCCTGCGCGAAACGCTTCCCAATCGGGGAGTCGGGCTGCCGCATGTGTTCGAGCAGCTGACCGAGATGCAGCCAACCATGATGCAGCCGGTGGGCGGCATGGACCACATCGCCCATGCGCTCCACGACGCACTCAGAAACAAGGCACGAGTGAATGAACCGGTCAGCGCCATTCGACGCGAAAATGCGGGTGTGAGGATCGAGCACCGAAGCGGCGTCACCCGCGCCGACTATTGCATCTGCGCCCTGCCGCCGCCCATCCTGTCGCGGATCCCGAGCGACTTCTCCCCAGCTAAAAGTGCGGCACTCAAGGAGGTGCCAATGCTCAAGAGCGCCAAGGTGGCGTTCGAGGCACCTCGCTTCTGGGAAACAGACGATCACGTCTACGGCGGAATGGCATGGACCGACCGCCTGAACGAGAATATTCTCTATCCCTCCAGCGGGTTCAACTCGGCCCGCGGCGTGCTGGTGGGAGCCTATTGCGCCGGATGGACGCACCCCGACACGCCCGAAGCCTTCGCCAAGCTGCCGATTGCCGAGCAGATCAGGATCAGTCGCGAGTCGGTCGAAGCGCTTCATCCGGGCCGCTCCAATCAGCTCAAAGGCGCAGTCGCGGTCGACTGGGGACTGGTGCCATGGTCCGAGGGAGTGGGGGCAATCGGCCCGGACTTCGATGACGCCGGCGCCGGCGTTCGGCGCGGCCCCCGCTATGCGGAGCTGCTGAAGCCCGAAGGCCCCATCATCTTCGCTGGCGAGCATCTGTCATACGTTGGGCTGTGGCAGGAAAGCGCGGCCACCAGTGCGCACGAGGCGGTGTCGCTCCTGGCCAAAATGGCAGCTGAGAAGGGCGTCACGGCAGCGTAG
- a CDS encoding RidA family protein: MLRSILFVCVAAGFMVPAAGSPVRIGPPDAPISTSVAVLGDARIVYVSGQVPDIADSAAPPGSPKRYGDTETQTRSVLAKVEKALAAQGLGLGDVVMMRVFLVAPSGQSRMDFAGMMKAYRERFGTPQQPAKPARTTVQIAGLYDPDFLVEIEVTAAK, from the coding sequence ATGCTTCGATCGATCTTGTTCGTGTGCGTGGCGGCTGGTTTCATGGTTCCGGCGGCGGGCTCGCCCGTCCGCATCGGGCCACCAGACGCGCCAATCTCAACCAGCGTGGCAGTGCTTGGGGACGCTCGGATCGTCTATGTCAGTGGCCAGGTTCCGGATATTGCGGACTCCGCTGCGCCGCCCGGCTCGCCAAAGCGCTACGGCGACACCGAAACGCAGACCCGCTCCGTGTTGGCAAAAGTTGAGAAGGCGCTCGCGGCGCAGGGTCTCGGCCTTGGCGATGTCGTGATGATGCGCGTCTTTCTCGTCGCCCCGTCCGGTCAGTCGCGAATGGACTTCGCCGGCATGATGAAGGCGTATCGGGAGCGTTTCGGCACTCCCCAGCAGCCGGCCAAGCCGGCCCGCACCACGGTGCAGATCGCGGGGCTCTACGACCCCGACTTCCTGGTCGAGATTGAGGTGACCGCAGCCAAGTAG
- a CDS encoding TetR/AcrR family transcriptional regulator, with protein sequence MTAPIENRSLRSRAAILNAFAGLLFRDGFENVSVQSIVAGAGIARSTFYEHFSSKDDVLRASMAQFLEVFASCLGGDDHVPELARVLDHFWDNRRLVDPIFTGSARRIVALSLSEMIESQLRRSSESLLLPPRLAAIHLAEAQLALVENWLRGRAFASVDDMATALCQTSRASARALRRAD encoded by the coding sequence ATGACGGCACCGATCGAGAACCGAAGTCTGCGCTCCCGCGCCGCAATCCTGAACGCGTTCGCCGGTCTGCTCTTTCGGGATGGTTTCGAGAACGTCTCGGTGCAGAGCATCGTCGCGGGCGCCGGCATCGCGCGCTCCACCTTCTACGAGCACTTCAGCAGCAAGGACGACGTGCTCCGCGCTTCAATGGCGCAATTTCTGGAAGTGTTCGCATCTTGCCTTGGTGGAGATGACCACGTTCCGGAGCTTGCGCGCGTGCTCGACCACTTCTGGGACAACAGGCGGCTGGTCGATCCGATCTTCACCGGAAGCGCGCGCCGGATTGTAGCGCTTTCGTTGAGCGAGATGATCGAGAGCCAGCTGCGCCGTTCCAGCGAGTCACTGCTCCTGCCGCCTCGCCTCGCCGCAATTCACCTGGCCGAGGCGCAACTCGCGCTGGTGGAGAACTGGCTGCGCGGTCGCGCGTTCGCGAGCGTCGACGACATGGCCACCGCCTTGTGTCAGACCAGCAGGGCCTCGGCACGAGCATTGCGCCGAGCGGACTGA
- a CDS encoding MoaD/ThiS family protein, translated as MNVRFYGRLADLLGEEMRLDLPEGGSIESLRLAIVERHPEAGAEIMSGRVRALVGDTIVDETKQLSAADSVEFIPPVSGG; from the coding sequence ATGAACGTGCGTTTCTATGGCCGCTTGGCCGACCTGCTTGGCGAGGAGATGCGGCTCGACTTGCCCGAGGGAGGCTCGATCGAGAGCCTCCGGCTGGCCATTGTCGAGCGGCACCCCGAGGCCGGAGCAGAGATCATGAGCGGCCGCGTGCGTGCGCTGGTTGGCGACACGATCGTGGATGAGACGAAGCAGCTATCGGCCGCCGATTCCGTGGAGTTCATCCCCCCGGTTTCCGGCGGCTGA